The following nucleotide sequence is from Dehalococcoidia bacterium.
TCCATATGGGGTACGAAGAGCTCCCAGACCTCTGCGCTTCCCAGGTCGACCTCCGGTGTAGCCAGCCACCCTCCACAATCGACCCCGTCGCAGACCCCGCAGGCACCCGGGCCGAAGTAACCGGTTCCAGCGGCCAGTAGAGGGCGCTTGTTACCCATTTGATCATAGCCGGCCATCTGCCAGCCAGCCGAAGATCGGTAGTTAAAGGTCTCCTCCCTGAAGCCGCGCAGATAGAAGGCAATACCCAAGAGATGCGTCCACATACCGAACACGTCCAGTAAGGGGGCCCACGGAGTGGAGGTTGCCAGCTTCTTGATCTGGCTTGGATTGAGCAGGGAGTCGACAGGCGGCTCCTTTACCTCAATGGGAAGAAGCGACCCCAGATTGCCGCGCCCGTCGTATGACAGGGTCTGCACGGTGACTATGGAGACGCCACCCCAGACTGCCTGGGGTGTACCATTGAAGGGGTGCCAGCCCCACTCACCAGCTCCCTCGAAGTCCAGTACCAGACCTCCCGCGGGCAGGACATCCATCTGTATAGGAATGAGACGTATGGTGTCCCGCTTAGCCGGGAGCCACGCTACCGGTTGATCCGCCATGGGAAACTCCGCAGGCACCACGCCGCGGTATCGGCCGGGAACCATCCGCTGCCGGATGCGGACAATCTGGTTGCGCCGCTCTTCCTCTATAAGCTCCCTGGTCGCCCTTTTATAGTATTCGATCCCGAACTCATCGATAATACGCTTGATCTCTTCCCGCACACGGATGTTGGACGCAATAGCACCCTTGCGATCCAGCAAAAAGATGTCCGACATATCCAGGCAGATCTCGATCTTATGCTCGAAGTCCCGGTTCAACCTGTCGTTTGACCCTATTCGCTCGCAGCAGAACTTCAGCCCGTCCGTGCCCCGCTCCACGTTAGGTGTGGGCATCAAGCCGGGGCTTACCGCGCCGATGTCCATCTCCATGATCACCGTGGACACCCAGCCGATCAGTTCGCCTTCCCAGAAAATGGGCAGCATATCGTAGACATCAGCAGCGTGCATGCCGGATATGACCGGGTCGTTGGATATGAAGAAGTCACCGTCATTAATCCCCACCTCCTCCTCGTAGTTCTTATTGATCATCCACTGTATGTTGTCACCCATGAGCTTGATGTGGATCTGAATGCCGGTGGACTGGGCGATATTGTCCCCTTCGGGAGTGTAGAGGCCGAGGCATAGTTCGGCCACCTCCCGGACAAAGGGAGAACCCGAAACCATACGGGTGGTCTCCCTGCCAGCTATCAGCGACGCCATTATCCGGGAATGAAAAAGCTCGCCCTTGATCGGGTTCTCCTTGAGTAGATGGGGCTCGGTGATGCCGGCATAGCAACCGGTCTCCCGGTACAGCCTCTCATTTTCCTCCATCATCTGCCTGATGGTCTTGCCGCCCTCTCCTATTCCTTTGCTCTCGCTCATCATAACCTCCTCTGATCGCCGTTTCCC
It contains:
- a CDS encoding hydantoinase B/oxoprolinase family protein → MMSESKGIGEGGKTIRQMMEENERLYRETGCYAGITEPHLLKENPIKGELFHSRIMASLIAGRETTRMVSGSPFVREVAELCLGLYTPEGDNIAQSTGIQIHIKLMGDNIQWMINKNYEEEVGINDGDFFISNDPVISGMHAADVYDMLPIFWEGELIGWVSTVIMEMDIGAVSPGLMPTPNVERGTDGLKFCCERIGSNDRLNRDFEHKIEICLDMSDIFLLDRKGAIASNIRVREEIKRIIDEFGIEYYKRATRELIEEERRNQIVRIRQRMVPGRYRGVVPAEFPMADQPVAWLPAKRDTIRLIPIQMDVLPAGGLVLDFEGAGEWGWHPFNGTPQAVWGGVSIVTVQTLSYDGRGNLGSLLPIEVKEPPVDSLLNPSQIKKLATSTPWAPLLDVFGMWTHLLGIAFYLRGFREETFNYRSSAGWQMAGYDQMGNKRPLLAAGTGYFGPGACGVCDGVDCGGWLATPEVDLGSAEVWELFVPHMEMSHRIEPYSVGYGRFRSGLAIPQVVMIHISKQLVGSGALGTASDGIIPNLGQFGGYPGGRRNTLLLRYKNLPELMEKRQPLLHEVGHPADLEDRFPGEVFDLGLIPVPTEIYEGDLLISNSGAAGGLGDPIERDPALITADMDNGLTTEWQATNIYCVKTSYDEEAKQWRVDDAATRELREAKRKERLVRGVPAKEWWQRSRQQLMERNVDDKILEMYQSSMRLSDAFTREFKDFWALPDDFNL